From a single Nostoc sp. MS1 genomic region:
- the larC gene encoding nickel pincer cofactor biosynthesis protein LarC — MNKIVYLQCPTGISGDMCLGALVSLGVPVDYLTEKLNNLGIAKEYKLSAELVQRNAQEATKVHVDLLDHHHHDHHEHHHHHGRHLPEIEQMILQASLPPRAEAWSLAVFRQLAVAEGAVHGIAPEKVHFHEVGAVDAIVDIVGTCLGLDWLGIDSDDAGFPLLYCSAFPTGGGTVRAAHGQMAVPVPAVLKLWEMRGCPVYSNGIDRELVTPTGAAIATTLARDFGSPPPITINKVGLGAGTINLPIPNILRLWLGESAATRLNVTDSAANHQNLETISVLETQIDDLNPQAIGYVFEALFAVGALDVFTQPIGMKKSRPGILLTVICHPERLSDCEAVLFRETTTLGIRRTTQQRTTLQREFQQVETKYGTVRIKVAWLGQSTEKVIANAQPEYEDCAELARKHKIPWREVQQLALQRWHEHNSSGIP; from the coding sequence ATGAACAAAATTGTCTACCTTCAATGTCCGACGGGTATTTCGGGTGATATGTGCCTGGGAGCCTTAGTTAGTCTTGGTGTGCCTGTGGATTACCTAACAGAGAAACTTAATAATTTAGGGATTGCCAAGGAATATAAGTTAAGTGCAGAGTTGGTACAACGGAACGCTCAAGAAGCTACTAAAGTTCATGTGGATTTATTAGACCATCATCATCATGATCATCATGAACACCATCATCACCACGGGCGACACTTGCCAGAAATTGAGCAGATGATTTTGCAAGCTAGTTTACCGCCAAGGGCTGAGGCTTGGAGTTTGGCTGTATTCAGGCAATTAGCTGTAGCTGAAGGGGCTGTGCATGGGATTGCTCCTGAAAAGGTTCATTTTCATGAAGTGGGTGCGGTGGATGCGATTGTAGACATCGTTGGCACTTGTTTAGGCTTGGATTGGCTGGGAATTGATAGTGATGATGCTGGATTTCCTTTGCTATATTGCTCGGCTTTTCCTACTGGTGGGGGAACTGTACGCGCTGCCCACGGACAAATGGCAGTGCCAGTACCAGCTGTTTTAAAATTGTGGGAAATGCGGGGTTGTCCAGTTTATAGCAACGGTATAGATAGGGAATTGGTGACACCCACAGGAGCGGCGATCGCCACTACCTTAGCCAGAGATTTTGGCAGCCCACCACCCATAACAATTAACAAGGTAGGATTGGGTGCTGGTACTATTAATCTACCTATACCTAATATACTACGCCTCTGGCTGGGTGAAAGTGCGGCTACAAGGCTTAATGTTACGGATTCTGCGGCAAATCATCAAAATTTAGAGACAATCTCTGTACTAGAAACGCAAATTGATGATTTAAATCCGCAGGCGATCGGTTATGTTTTTGAGGCATTGTTTGCTGTGGGTGCGTTGGATGTCTTCACCCAGCCTATAGGCATGAAAAAATCCCGTCCTGGGATTCTCCTCACTGTTATTTGCCATCCAGAAAGGCTATCTGATTGCGAAGCTGTGTTATTCCGCGAAACTACAACCTTGGGAATCCGCCGCACTACTCAGCAACGCACCACCCTACAACGAGAATTTCAACAAGTAGAAACAAAATACGGCACAGTGCGAATTAAAGTAGCATGGCTAGGACAATCAACAGAAAAAGTTATTGCCAACGCGCAGCCAGAATACGAAGATTGTGCAGAATTAGCCCGTAAACACAAAATTCCCTGGCGGGAAGTTCAGCAATTGGCATTGCAGCGTTGGCATGAACATAATTCGTCAGGGATTCCCTAA